The genomic stretch GTGGCTGCTACACAGGAGACCAATGAGATGCTCTACGGCCTCGAAAAAGCTGGGGCGAAGTTTCACAGCACGTAGCCAGTGGTTCAGTGCCTCCTCTCGACGGTCGAGTGCCAAAAGAGTGGCAGCTAGATTCGATATCGCCTCAACATGTTGCGGATCTCTAGCAATGATTCTTGAATACCATCTCATAGCTTTCGGGTAGTCACCCAGACCATAGGCAAGACAACCACCAAGTAGCATACCGTCAATCCACTCCCAGCCACTCTCACTACATAGTGGAGAAAGCATGTCTAAAGCGGTGCGAGCGTTTGCCAATGGCGAATTCTCGCTGCCAAAAGGTGCAGCAGGAAAGGGGGAGACCGCTGGAACTGTGAAACGGCCTGTGTGGCGTAACCTGTCGAGCATCTGCGTGTCACTCTGTTGAAAGTGGTGAAGCGAAGGTCGATGCCGATGCTGATGAGTCTGAAAGCCTGAATGGCTGTCAGTCTGCGGTGTATGATTAATGATATTTTTCGTTCGATGATCATATTGACTCGACGGATAGCTGTTATGGCGCCCAACTTCCGGTGCGTTTACTTGGGAAAAGTCCAGTCCTGGTTGCCGTGGTGGTTTTGGGTATATGCTAGGTTTCAAAAACCGCTGGCTTTGGGGATCACCACCGGCATTAGAAATGCTATTCCGCCGAGCCTGATGTATCGAAGCTAGAAGATCAACATAAACACCATGGGCCCATGACAAGACTTTCTCTTTAAACTCCACATTGGCAGCGCGAGAGTTAGCTGTAGAACCTGCACCCTGGAAACCATGTCCACTAGAGGCGCCCGACCATGGTGAGTAAGCTTCGTTGCCAGGCTGACGTGATGAGAAGGCAGAACCTGCATTGCTGGGGCGCGTATGGTACGGTAATGTGCGCTGAGAAGTGTCGAGGGCCTTCTGATCCGAGTGACGCGGGGGGAAATTGTTCTTCACGGAAGGGTCGTGACTGACAATGCCCAGAGGCGTTGCGCTCCAGGTTGAGCCTAGATCAGTGTGACTGCCTGATGGTACTGGATTATGGTTGAACGGTTGCTGCCCTGCATCGAAGAACTGAAGACCCGAAGGGTTGACGGGTTTCGCGAAAGGATTAGGGGAGTTGTACCGGGGCTCTCGAAAGGCCGCAGGACGATATGGAATATATACACCATCGGGCCAATATGGGCCATATGGTCCGGTACCCGCCGATGCTGTAGGGCCGAGGCACGGCTGAAGAGTTGCTGGTAAAACTGTTGGAACATAGGCGCCGTTATGCCAGTAGAATCTTTGCTGGGATCCGGGCATCGGAAGCGATTGATTGAGCATCGAGTCGATTCCTGGCACGTAATTCAACGAACGAACCCAGCTTGCCCCATTCATACCCTGAATCATCTCTCCGGGGGCTGTGTTAGTCCGGCTCGACTCGTTTTTGTACACAGGCGGAAAGTTCATCGGTTTCGCTTGGGATGGCTGTTCCAAGGAGAGTTGTGACCAGGAGTCCATGGGAAAGCCCGTTTGAGTTACCATCTGACCTGATTCTAGAGGCGAAACGAGAATATGCTTGGATGCCGGGGGCTGAATTGTTGTATCCCCCGGCGTCCCATCGTAACCAGCCGCAAGAGTCCCATTCggtgtcttcctcctcagtgCATGTTCTCCAGGATTCTTCGGGTTGAGTAACATGCCAGTCGTGTCGTGAATATCGAGGCGCTGCACTGAATGATACTGTAGTCGGGTGCGGGGAACAGAGTGGAAAGAGAGCTCGTTCAGGTCATTGTGAGGGAGCGTGGCGGCGAAGGGCGTCGTGTCAAAGTCGTGATTTCCATCAACTGTGTCAGCCCCATGATAATGATTCATAtgatgatgtggttgaaCTGGCGGGAAAGGTGCTACTGAGGGCAACATGTTGGCCCTTTGGTGGCAGAGACACCTTGTCCCACCGTGGTATAACAAAGACTATACAAaaagatccagaaagaggaagTCCGGGATATCAAAAAATAACGGTTACAAAAAATGATAGAAAAGGTCGAGATCGTCGATCCAGGTTGCTGTTAAAGATCACGAGCGGTCAATAGTGGAGTCAGGTACATTCAATCTTGCTGGGATTTTCAACAAGCATCCTCCTTGAAACGTTTTCTACACCTCATCCTGGACATGAGCCGGCTCACTAGACATTCAGCGAAGCCCCCCACGGCTTGTCTCCGGATTCGACATGAACGCTGGTTGAGTTGACTGTAGAGAGGACACGAGCGAGCCTTGAGAGCTAGTAGGACGAGGGATGAAGCAAGAGAATGTAGGCCGTGTCAAGAATACCATGCACGGATTCcagaagatagaaaagacACGCAGGCGATTTGGTTTCCGCGGCTTTATTTGCTGTGTGATTCTTTGGGAGGTGAATCGGCCATgcaagggaggaaagggatTCAAGAGTCACAGCCCTAGTCGATTTCCTCAGAGTACCCCCACTGACGCAGGCGTCCGCAAGTACGCGATCAATCACTTGGAAATACCACGCTTGGCAGCAATGCTGTGCTCAGCGCGCTGACGAGAAAGGGAGGggagaaacaaatcaaaaaCTCAGAACacagaaataaaataaaaggaaaagaaaatcgacTATCAAAGAAGGCGGAGTCTGAATCACAGGAGTAATAATGTAGCGGAAAGGTCGAACATGGCACCACTAGTTGATAGTCAAGGGGAGCGGTTGCTCTTGATTTTCTCACGCTTTAGgtctatttttctttcttggctcCGGTGGTTGCCGTGGTCCTGAATTGATTAATTATTACTATTGGCCTaagcagagaaaaatagaataaaaaaaagaggaaagaaaagatggtGCCTAAGATCCCAGGCGACAGCGGACGCAGGGAGTTTTTGAGGCGGAGAACATCCAACGGCCGGCGGAGAGGCACAGAACCATAGGTGAgttagagagagaaaagagattGGAAGGATGTCCGGGTCTGGGGTAGTAAAGGatggtaaaaaaaaatggacCAGTCAAAACTCGTCTCGACCCGACCAGAAGGTAAAGGACCATCAAAGAAGGTCGGAGAGGGGGAAATcagcagaaggagaggaaaattTTAGAATCATGATGGACACAGAGAGAGATGAAGCGGGATGTCCCATCATGACAGAGCGGAGCTTCACAAACCAAAAGCGACGCTCTGGAGCTCCCGTTTCGTCTTAGGGGGGTTCCTTTTTTGGGGTGGGGGGAAGGAGCCAGTGCAAGTGAATGGAGCAGCGGGAGTGGAGCCAATGGAGTCGACCCAGTGGAGTCCCCATTACTGGGTTGGGATGCAAGTGGGCTTGGGCGTCTTAACACCATGATTATGTGGCTTGTACCCTCCAGATGATTATTTCTATTGGTTtgccatttctttttttcttttttcttttctcttttttgcttttctcccTTCACTATCTCCAGAGTATCATTTTTTATAGATGTCACTCTTTATAGATGTAGATAGATAATTATGACGGGTTTCAAACAAATAAAGAAAGCCACCCCAAGTATCCTAACTTACCCAACGTCAGtgacccaagaaaaaaatataaagaaaaaaaaaatcccaAATCACTGTACCAGGGAggggaaacaaagaattagATCATTAGAAAATACCCACATAATCAAACACGACAATCCATCACATCCCAGTCCCACCCGTGCGATCCAACGGCTAGGATGGACCAGGCGCTAGCCTCTTGGGCGCAGGAGCAAATCCAAGTCTGTTCAACGTCAGTGGACCACCGTCCAAGGCTCCCGGTCTCCGGTGGCGCCCGCAGTTGATCAAGCCTCTGGTTTTGAGAGGGTTTGCTTAAGAGACGGCGGAATGGCGATCTGGCACTTTCGGTGGGCTGAGTGGAGTCGCTGACTTGCTGTGAGTATGTCCGTGTTGTCGACCTGCAATGCAAGCTGGCCTTTTGGCATGCACCGGTGGAATATTCCAATCAGTTCTCTGTTTGAAAGCGCGATGAGAGGAAGAAATAATAGAATTAAAGGttttctatatttttttttctttcccgaaaaaaaaaaaatcaaggaaaattAGAAGGAGCACCAGAAGCGGGTTAAATCGGTATAACAAGAGGTATATGCCGgtgagggaaaggagaatTCGAATTAATTGTTAGGTAGATAACATGCGTAGATCAACTGAAGTGGTAGAGGCTCAGACACTTGGCCACACAGGTGACCATCATTTGAAATGGCGGTTCTGCAACTCTGATGTAGCCAGAggctgaaaagaaaaaaacgCCCAGGAGTCATACCGCACATGCCCGGGGCCAAAGCAAATCAGGTGAGGGAGAACCTGAACGGTGTATGCATGTACTGATGTCCATTGTCATCGTTAATAGTCGAGAACACTATTGGGGGGTagttttttaaaaataaataaaattgTCATTTTCAGAGTATACACCTTCATTATCacttttccccttccactcccctattttttattttccttcctaTTTTTTATTCCTCGAGTTTGATGCTTTCCAAAGGAAGGCGGCACTCCAGAACAACGTAAAAACCAaaatcaaattaaaaaatatatataccccACCATggaaataattaaataattaaaaaaagatGAATGGTTCTAGAGGATTCGCTAGTCCCCCATTTCAGGACTATAAAAGATACTTAATTAGATAGTCCATACGACATACATCTATAGCACACGATAAATCCccataaaaaaaattataaaaataatctCACCCAACCCAGATGGTCCAACTCAAAATCCACATTCCCGGGTGTGGAGTCAACTTCCCAACTTTCCAAGGCAGCCCGTTTCTCATCTGTGTCCAGTCATGCCAATCCGATTCAGCCATGGGCTCCATCCTCCCCATGGCTACTCCTATCACTAACTCACTAGTGTTCCTCCTGCGCAGGAATCACCAGCTAGGTATCATTCTTCCTGCTAGTTCCGACGCTCTCCATCCGCCCAGACCAGGGTCTATTAGGATCGATGAGGGCGGAAATGGGGCCGCCGACTCCCCTTGAGCCATGTCACGAGCGGTCtgacgatgacgatcggCAAAACTTTGCCTCTcgcttctcctcttcctccacccttCGACTCAGGTATAAGACGACCGATATATACCGATCTACCGAGATAGTCTCTGTTCACGGACGGGCGAAGGTTGCCAGATGGTCAGAGGGAAAGTTAAATCAAACCTTGGGCCACGTTCCCACCGGAGAACGGGGaaggaatatatatcaaaccgatgatgtgttgttgatatAGTGCGGCATGTATAACAAGGTACAGCAATCCGTTACACATCATGGTCTGACTCATCCTTACCCAACGTGACTTACACAGCATATGTGACTGATGTATGGATATGGGCTGTAGGACATACATGAGGGTGGCACTGTGCTCCCCCCTTCAGCCCATATCCTACCACTATCAGCTCCAAGGGGGGCGCACCTGCAGCTCGGCGCGTATCAGGAACCTTGCCACGACAGTAATCTTTGCATCCTTACTAGTCAGTGGAGAACGAGCATCTCCGGGGTGTACTTCATCTCGTACTACCAAACAAGCCCATGCTATTCTCGGGATACAAACGACATGGTATCACATACCTCTATACTTTTGTCGCCTAGGTCGAGAGTGGGTAGTACCTTCGACACCGAGGGGTAGAAGAGTTTCCAAAAGTACCGGCATCAACTACTGACGCGTTTCATTTAGAGTAGACAGCTTACTTACATCAGACAACGCGAAACGGAGATCGACTTGTCTCAGGTGTCAAAGTTTGCAAGACTATCAGTAGCCTGACTCAGATTATGCGGAGAAAGAGTAATTACAATTATAGTCAGGAACGGCGCGCAGAGCCAAGAGTATGGAAATGATAAAAGTTGTATTGCTAAGACTACGCAATATGCCTACGAATCAGACAAGCCATAATAGGCTAGGCATCAAGCCTTGAGTTGTCGACCGTGATGATGGATCACTGTATCCACAGAGAAAGACACGAGGCCTCTCGCAAAGATACCGCGATGAGTAGTGGGTCGGGatttgatcttctttgcGTAAAATAAGCCTATACCACGTTGAAAAGGTCACATACCAGGCCAGAAGGCGGGAATGGACAGTACGGGCCAGAGTGTTGCAAAGGTTATCTGAGGTATAGTCTGATCATGACTCCGCTCGCATATAGACCGCGAGTAAATCACGAACAGGTGAAAGGACGGGGAAGACAGGGCAAGGTGTCCATTGATGAACGAATCAATTTTCGATTGAACACAATTGGGAATCTCAGGTCATGACTCATGAACATTTTGTTTTGAAGGCATTAATCGTATTCTCCTAACTAGCATGCCGATACATTAAAACGACCGCCGCGGATTTCCGACCATAATTTACTCAGAGGGGACTGGGCGATGGTTAGGATATGAATGTCACACCACACAGAGTTGAAGAAACTTACTGTCAATCTCGCCAGCCTTGATCTCATCGCTGATATCCTTGGGGCTGCGGCCATCAACCTGGCAACCAACAGAGAAAGCGGTACCGAGGATCTCAAGGACGGTACCCTGAAGCTCCTTGGCCAAAGACCTGTGGCGCATCTTGCGAGCGATCTCAATGATCTCGTCAAGAGGAACGGACTTGTTGTGCTTGatgttcttctccttcttacGGTCACGAGGAGGCTCCTTGAGGGCCTTGATGACCAGAGAAGAGGCGGAAGGCACAACGGAGATGGCGGCCTGACGGTTCTGGATGGTGAGTCTGACGGTAACACGCAGACCCTTCCAGTCACCGGTGTTCTTGGCGATATCTTCACCGATCTTCTTGGGGGACAGACCGAGAGGACCGATCTTGGGAGCCAGAGCAGACTGGGCTCCGACCTCACCACCAGTCACTCGCAGGTGAATGATCTTCACCTCATTGGGGTCGAACTTGGGAGCTGTTCATTGAAAAACATATTAGTCGCCAGTATTATAACCAAGGAGATGATACTTACGCATGGCGAGTGCGAAAGGTCGTCAATCGTCCTTGGAGAGTTGGTCGGGGTGGATGAtacaaagaaggaaaggaaatttTCTTGAAAAAGCGCAGGATATTTGACTGGAGACTCACTTTCCGGGCTAGGCCTAAGCGAGACGCCCAATCAGGTAAAGTGCCCAGGGCTCAACCCGCCCAGTGTCACGTGATGCATATCATGAGCTCCATACCATAGTTCCAGAGAAGGCAAGTGGAGTAGAAAGTCGGATTTTAGTACAATTGATTTGGATTTAATTCATTGTGTCTAGGTAGTTGCTATATCGCGGGGtaacaaacaaaaacaaataGCCGCTAAACATACAGAAGAACCAAGCATCAACGTAGAACCCGCCCTTTGATGGTCACTACACCGTCATATCTAGCTGGTTCCTGAAACCGCAAGCCTACGTACAACTGTTAGTATGCACCGTTAATCTTATTGGCTTCGTTGATACTCACTTCATCAAATGGTCCATAAATGTCTGCAATGAAACATCGTCGGTGAAGATGGTTTGCGATGtcacaccaccaccatatcCTCCTGTTGTGTGTGTGGTAGATGGGTTCAGCTTCGACAAAAGGAAACGTGCCTGAGAGCCGCCAGCATCACAAACAATGAAACGAGGCAGTGGGAAGCGATCCGAAATAAGTTCCTGTTTTAGATCAAATTAGCTTATATTTCACTGGATTCTGAAATGGGGGGGCTACGAACTCTAGCGTCCTCTTTGGGttgctcaagaagagccTTCAAGTTCTCATAGccttcttggtcttggtagCCAGCCTTTCTCCATTCTGCGATGGTTTCACCGTGGAAAATaaggatatggaagaaagtatcaagcagaagaatgTGGGAAGGCTGGATAGAAGCCGAATCAAGAAGGACCGGCTGGCTGCCTTCATGTTCCAGGGAGTATGAATCCAGGGTCGGCTGGATCATGACAAGGGAGTCACCAACATCCTCATGGTTAAGAACGTGTCTGTAGAAGGCTGTCTCATCAGGGGAGTTATTGAAGAACTGCAAGAACTGGCTTCTGCGGAGATGGAACATGAACTGCGGATAAAGCGTGAAATTCTTCTCAAGTCGGAATGAAGTTGGGTCGTCCTTTCTGTAATCCGCAAAGCGGGAGCAGAGCCTGATGAGCATCCGGTCAACCCATCTAAGGACATCGGGACCATCATCGACCTCTGCCTTGAAGACTGCAATACGTGCCATCAGAACTGCAGCGGCTTCCTGGTCGAAAGATTGTGCCAGCGTAGGGTCTCCAGCTGGTCCACTCAAGTTGCGCGCGACAGTTGTGACACGCAGATGATAGTGACCAGAAGAATGCTGGTAGTATGTAAGGAATTGCATCATTCCTCTCTGAGGACCCGGCTGCACTGCCGCAGGCCCGCCTTGGTTCGCGATTTCAAAGTAAACACCGTAGCTTGAAGAAGGATCAATACCGCACATCTTCCAGGCACACGTATTGCCGATACCGCACTCTGTTTCACCGACGGAACTGGACTTCTTATTCAAAGATACGGCGTGGCCAATAAGCCCTGTGACCTTGAGCTCCTTAGTAGTGAGGACTTCAAGGGATGCGTTGAAGCCCATCAGCAAGTTGTCATTGGCATCCTTGTCGAAGATCCTAACGAAGGATTGCTTGAATTGTGAGGACGTGAAGCTATCTGTAAGGAGCATATGACCGCCAGTGTAGTTGACAaggttcttcatctccagaaGACCAACTTGATCGAGACATCCCGCAAAGACATCCACAATATGTCCATTGTTGGCAGCACGCTTAGCCATGGCGTCGTAGAACTATTCCTATCAGCATACGAAACACCCCAATCTAACGGAAATTGCTCACCTTAACGGCTTTCTTGTAGTATTTGATGTTATCCCGATCAATATCGTGATGAGAACGCATAGGTTCCTTAAGTTCGGGTCCAACAACATGACCTGGGCCCTCGGTTGCCGGGCCGCTGGTGAAAACCATGATGCGACCACCGGCATTCTGGAAGGAGGTCTCAAGCAAGCCGACTGCAACGCTAAGAGCAACACCCGTGCATCTCAGAGGACGCTTGTCGTTTGCAACGGGCCAAGGGTCACGCTGAAGCTGCTCAAGAACGTTGGTAATCTGGAACTCGGCCTGCTggacaggaagaaggaatCGTGCGGCGGGGCCAAGAGGCGGACGAGCCGGTTGTTGAGGCATGTTCGGACGCACTCCAGCAgagagaagaccaagcaTTTCCTGGACTTGCTTAGCGGCATATTCTTTGCTGCCTCGGAACACATATGATTTGGCGCATTCGGTGTAGCCTAACTCGTGGACTTGGGCCTGTGGTAGGGTCAACAATCTATCCTCGCGTTGCTTCCACCATCCAAGTTCGTGGTTCATACCATAGTACCATATGTGATCAACCCCACTAGCGCATTTGCTGGCAGCAGAGACAAGCTCATCACCAGAGTatccttcaaggccttcaaGCTGTCCTCCTCCTGGCAAGTATCGACAACATATACAAAAATAGGAGGGGTAGGGGCGGGGCGCGCCAATTGGTACTCGATAGTCGTGCTTAAAGGATGAAGCTCCGGCGGTATCGTGCTCTCGGTGATATCCTTGTAGTgaggggggagggggttgCGCATCAGGCAGAATGGACATATCCAGATCCGGGCACGGACATCAACGTTGCTATTGGTCGTTAGTCCCCAAGCAAACTGTATACTGGGATGCATCTCTTACGCATAAGGATTCAGAACGGCCCGGCAAGGTGCTTTGCAGGTCACCGGTTCATATTGCAGCAATGGAGAGTCTGGCTTGTCCTTGAGCGGAGTGTACACAGCACCAATGGGGACGACCAGCCGAGATGCTTCCTATGCACTACTCAGTCAAAAGGATCTCGCGATATCTGACGTCGAAACTAACCATGCGTGAGCTTGGAAACGTATTCCAGCTCAGTCTGATGCCATCGCGGTCCTCGACATCACTCCATTGGTCCTTCAACGCTTCGTAGTCCATGTTGTCGGGCAAACAACGGGGCTCGGTAGCTTCGTCGTACGAGAGGGGTAGATTGAAAGGAGAAACCCGGATGATTAAGAAATTTCAAACTGTGAAAGAGTATCCTGTACCATAACCCGGTCTCTAAAAGGGCAACGCCAACAGCTGTTGTCCGGAGACTTATGCGGGGACTAGGCGTATGTTGTGTGAACCTGTGTTGTTGCCATAAGGCCAGGTTGCAGCATGTTAGGCGGCTATGCGCAACCGTACTGCCGCACTAGTGTGCTTTAAATTTCGGTCAAATCCGTCCGCAGctacttctcttcttctttttctttttctcatctaTATATCGCCGATACGTTTGAATTTTTGGCAACTTCCGTCCATATCCATGACGAAGTTGTTCGTTCGCATCGAGTGAAGAGTAACCTGACCCGTTGCTGGGCACCTGGATTTGAAAGGTCGTTCCGATCCTTTCGGATAATTTGGGAATCAGCTGTGGTCACATCATGACCCCTCCTTACCCATTTGATTGTGTGGCAGGGAAGCGGTAGgaaaaggatggaaagcgTTACAATATGCAAATTAGTTCTACACGTAGATTTctaccaaagaaaaagactaCCTGGGTGTGATATCCACAAAAACCCGAACCCATCAACGCCTCATGTACAACTGTGTGCAAGTGAAAAGTTAAAGCAACCACATAGCTTCGTAAAGTGCATTCAACAAGCTTTTAAGCTTTCTTTGGAGCTCTCCCCACCTGCTTGAGGAGATAACTGCGCTTGAAGTATGTGTTAGGGTGAACGATGGTGTCCAGATCCGTCTGATTCCAAGTCCCGTCCTCTTTTACTCGCTTGATCTCTGCCTTGTGCGTCCACTCGAACACTCTGTTGCAAGCGATATGATACCGAGTCTTCTCCACGTCTTCCCGTACTCCACGCAGTAATTCTCTGTCACTAACGCCAGTGGACTGAAGAAGCCCAATGAGGTTGTCAACGGAGAAATGACGGTAAGGACAGCCGTGTGTCTGCCCAACTCCTGGGTTTGAGTCACCAAGGATCTTCTGGCATGAGTAAGGAGGATAACCGCGGCCTCTACGGTTGACATCACCACCCACATCGCCATAGGCGTGGCGGATATTGTACTTGTACCGGGAATTGAATTCATCGTCAGTAAATCCTTTGAATGATTGACGCCAGAAAAGGATACACTCCTCTAGTGATAAGCCAATTCCTTTCAGAAACAGGGTATATTGAAGTCGGCCGTAGTGCTTTAGATGGTTGTTCTTGCGCAGTGACATATGTAGACTGCGCATGCAGAGCGGGAAATGTTGGGAAAGCTGATCGATATTTTGCGCGGTGATTGGAGCGCCATCGACAAATCCTTCTCCCTCGGAGTATACGGACTCGGCACTTCCAAAGTTCTTAGACAAGTGATTCAGAATGGGTGTGAGAcgatcatcttcgtccaaACGTGGTAGGGCTCGACTCGTGAGCTAGTCATAGTCAATGGTTTTGTTCTGAACATGGCCCAGGGTAGCACATACCTCCAAAGAACGCTCTAGCCGAGCCGTGAATTCAGCAATAATCATGCTCAACTGCTCCCTTCCTGGCACATACGCTTTCCCTCTATATAAGAAGACAGACCGcctctccaccaactccggAACTCTCTCCCAGTCAACCTTATACCAAGATTCCTCGTCAACACGGCGCAACCCCGGTGTCGCATTCACAAGATGCTCGGAAAGCTCGCGCCTCTCCTCATCACTAACAGGCTCCCAATCGAGATTGAGACTCTCTATAAAAGCACGTCTCTCTCTTGAATCATCTTTTTGGAACCGGAACCTGAAAAGCATAGTTTCTGCTCGCGCGAATCGCCGACGGAGGTCCTCCGTAGCGGAGAAGGCCAGACGAAGAATGAAATGCGAGTAGTGATCTTTCTGTCGTTCATTTTTCAAGCGTTGGTCGGTCGCACccagcgacgaggaagtgTTTGAGGATAGTGGGAGATACTTCTGGAGGAGTGGTGTAATATGTGCTTCTGTCTCGGCGGGCGATTTGTTTCTATAAGAACAGGCCTCGATTTCGGCCAGAACTGCACCGGTCAATAAGTTTAGACAGACAGACACATGGCAGAGTGCACATACTCCTTAACCGATCAATAGCCCATTGCTCGAATTGCTCGAGAGTGATCTCTGCTGTCGGTGGGACTTCATAGAAGTTCAAGCGGTGCGGATAATCCTGTTGCTTGTAGACTGGAGCAGCAAATTGCTTTTTCTTATGGTCGAGAGttgctctcctcttcggaTCAACTTGGTGGAAGTCTTGCCGAATCATTTTGAGCCCGCACAATCGCAATTCCCAAGTCAGTCAAGGACGTATAGACAGCGTTCCTTGACAACCAGGTCTCTATGCTCTGTCCGGACTAAACACGGTCCCGACGCGCCACGCGATCCACGCGCGCTCTATCTCACGTGATATAAAGTGGGTTGCCTTGACTAGCCGAGGGAGAGAATCGCAGTAGATGAGTGGACTCAGTGGAGGGCCCATGGAACACACGGACATAACACCGATTTATGCATGTGAATCAATTGCATCTCGATAGAGTTATCGCCCATGTATCGATGTCGTGCAAGCACTGGGTACCTAGTTCAATTACTCGAGATCCCTCTgccttacggagtactttaGGTACTCAGTCGGAAACCTCTCCGGCCCTCAGCTCACCGACTTCCTAAACAGGAAAACATCGAGATTCCGTGGGGTTGGCTTTCCCCGGCCTGATGTAAAATCCGAAATGTTGAGTAGATAAACCCGAGTACAGATCTGAAGGTCAGCGAAGCAATCAACCCTTCCGATTTCACATACGTACATAATATACCTTCCTTGCTTCCTACATTTGCCGAAATCATGTCGGAATAATTATAAACTAGCGCGTGTACTCTTCATAACCTCTCCACTCTCCACTCCCCGCTCAACATTTAAGTCCGGTGCTCTGAATCCCAAGAAACATTGCCAGTTCCAGTCACAAAAGAGTAGTGTGAAATGACACTCGCAACTAGGCAGCTCAGTAAGGCTGCTCgtatcatcctcatcggcgCCCCTGGTGTTGGAAAGGGCACCCAAACAGAAAGACTTCTTGCCAAGTTTCCACAACTGGCTTCGATAAGTTCCGGAGACCTCTTACGAGAAAATGTGCGCAAGAAGACACCATTGGGTAAGCAGGACCGGACCATATGCAACTTAGAAACTGCCTCTAACAATTGATGAATTCAGGGCTTAAAGCAGAGACCGCAATGCAAGCAGGAAACCTCGTCCCCGATTCATTAATCCTCGAGCTTATATCTTCCGAATTCCAATCAAAGGGCTGGCTTTCCGCATCGTCGAACTCGTCTATTTCCTCCAACGCCTCATTCATCCTTGACGGTTTCCCTCGCACCGCTACTCAGGCTTCCAGCTTAGAGACAC from Aspergillus oryzae RIB40 DNA, chromosome 1 encodes the following:
- a CDS encoding 60S ribosomal protein uL11 (40S ribosomal protein S2), producing MPPKFDPNEVKIIHLRVTGGEVGAQSALAPKIGPLGLSPKKIGEDIAKNTGDWKGLRVTVRLTIQNRQAAISVVPSASSLVIKALKEPPRDRKKEKNIKHNKSVPLDEIIEIARKMRHRSLAKELQGTVLEILGTAFSVGCQVDGRSPKDISDEIKAGEIDIPSE
- the sec23 gene encoding GTPase-activating protein SEC23 (vesicle coat complex COPII, subunit SEC23); protein product: MDYEALKDQWSDVEDRDGIRLSWNTFPSSRMEASRLVVPIGAVYTPLKDKPDSPLLQYEPVTCKAPCRAVLNPYANVDVRARIWICPFCLMRNPLPPHYKDITESTIPPELHPLSTTIEYQLARPAPTPPIFVYVVDTCQEEDSLKALKDTLVMSLSLLPANALVGLITYGTMAQVHELGYTECAKSYVFRGSKEYAAKQVQEMLGLLSAGVRPNMPQQPARPPLGPAARFLLPVQQAEFQITNVLEQLQRDPWPVANDKRPLRCTGVALSVAVGLLETSFQNAGGRIMVFTSGPATEGPGHVVGPELKEPMRSHHDIDRDNIKYYKKAVKFYDAMAKRAANNGHIVDVFAGCLDQVGLLEMKNLVNYTGGHMLLTDSFTSSQFKQSFVRIFDKDANDNLLMGFNASLEVLTTKELKVTGLIGHAVSLNKKSSSVGETECGIGNTCAWKMCGIDPSSSYGVYFEIANQGGPAAVQPGPQRGMMQFLTYYQHSSGHYHLRVTTVARNLSGPAGDPTLAQSFDQEAAAVLMARIAVFKAEVDDGPDVLRWVDRMLIRLCSRFADYRKDDPTSFRLEKNFTLYPQFMFHLRRSQFLQFFNNSPDETAFYRHVLNHEDVGDSLVMIQPTLDSYSLEHEGSQPVLLDSASIQPSHILLLDTFFHILIFHGETIAEWRKAGYQDQEGYENLKALLEQPKEDARELISDRFPLPRFIVCDAGGSQARFLLSKLNPSTTHTTGGYGGGVTSQTIFTDDVSLQTFMDHLMKLAVSGTS
- a CDS encoding DNA primase subunit PRI2 (eukaryotic-type DNA primase, large subunit) codes for the protein MIRQDFHQVDPKRRATLDHKKKQFAAPVYKQQDYPHRLNFYEVPPTAEITLEQFEQWAIDRLRILAEIEACSYRNKSPAETEAHITPLLQKYLPLSSNTSSSLGATDQRLKNERQKDHYSHFILRLAFSATEDLRRRFARAETMLFRFRFQKDDSRERRAFIESLNLDWEPVSDEERRELSEHLVNATPGLRRVDEESWYKVDWERVPELVERRSVFLYRGKAYVPGREQLSMIIAEFTARLERSLELTSRALPRLDEDDRLTPILNHLSKNFGSAESVYSEGEGFVDGAPITAQNIDQLSQHFPLCMRSLHMSLRKNNHLKHYGRLQYTLFLKGIGLSLEECILFWRQSFKGFTDDEFNSRYKYNIRHAYGDVGGDVNRRGRGYPPYSCQKILGDSNPGVGQTHGCPYRHFSVDNLIGLLQSTGVSDRELLRGVREDVEKTRYHIACNRVFEWTHKAEIKRVKEDGTWNQTDLDTIVHPNTYFKRSYLLKQVGRAPKKA
- a CDS encoding adenylate kinase ADK2 (adenylate kinase); this encodes MTLATRQLSKAARIILIGAPGVGKGTQTERLLAKFPQLASISSGDLLRENVRKKTPLGLKAETAMQAGNLVPDSLILELISSEFQSKGWLSASSNSSISSNASFILDGFPRTATQASSLETLVPINFVVQLVTPPSIILSRIASRWVHESSGRVYNTDFNAPKVPGKDDITGEPLTQREDDSIDTWKQRLRKFEETSEPLLQHYERKGCLWRVEGNTSDEISPQLFAEVEKRFC